Proteins encoded by one window of Micromonospora coxensis:
- a CDS encoding Hsp20/alpha crystallin family protein, with product MTEQSGGFGRGWRGRQQGWDPMGELQSLRSELSRLVGGGRGASPDVELAETADGWEVVVRLPGVAPEEVAVELDDRELCVRARSEAEVNADQGIPGGFETRGFEYRVDLPSRVDPEAIDAVMDHGLLRVHLPRAKRPAPRTITVGRAGYRGGPAAGGTTTVTDPAADRELHHPDTALDRP from the coding sequence ATGACGGAACAGTCCGGAGGGTTCGGCCGGGGATGGCGGGGGCGGCAACAGGGCTGGGACCCGATGGGGGAGCTCCAGTCGCTGCGCTCCGAGCTGAGCCGCCTGGTCGGTGGCGGCCGTGGCGCGTCCCCGGACGTCGAGCTGGCCGAGACGGCCGACGGCTGGGAGGTGGTCGTCCGGCTGCCCGGCGTCGCGCCCGAGGAGGTCGCCGTCGAACTGGACGACCGGGAGCTGTGCGTCCGGGCCCGTTCCGAGGCCGAGGTCAACGCCGACCAGGGCATCCCGGGCGGCTTCGAGACGCGCGGCTTCGAGTACCGCGTCGACCTGCCGTCCCGGGTGGACCCGGAGGCCATCGACGCGGTGATGGACCACGGCCTGCTCCGCGTCCACCTGCCCCGGGCGAAGCGGCCCGCGCCGCGCACCATCACCGTCGGCCGTGCCGGCTACCGCGGCGGTCCCGCCGCCGGGGGTACGACCACGGTGACCGACCCCGCGGCGGACCGGGAGCTGCACCACCCCGACACCGCCCTCGACCGGCCGTAG
- a CDS encoding glycosyltransferase family 9 protein, which translates to MGTPSLLGPVGERVPDVARIAVLRANALGDFIFLLPALESLRAAYPEAEIVLLGAPWHAALWRDRPGPVDRVLVIPPAPGIRDPGPGEEPGSMDDFLDAVAGERFDLALQVHGGGGNSNPLVNRMGARVTAGLRAEGAPPLDRWIRYVYYQHEVIRYLEVTALVGAPAVTIVPALTVTDTDRAEARDVLGAPVGPRVAVHPGATDSRRRWPAERFGEVARALHRDGYEVLVTGTPAEQELVDAVVASAGVPVRPQVGTLSLGGLAAAYEGCDLLVSNDTGPLHLAGAVGTATVGVYWLGNLINGATPLRARHRPIASWTTHCPVCGVDCTPGIYPHRPGDGDCPHRDSFVTDVPAIEVLEAAAELLHPEPGAPRV; encoded by the coding sequence GTGGGCACCCCGTCCCTGCTCGGCCCGGTGGGCGAGCGCGTCCCCGACGTCGCCCGGATCGCCGTGCTGCGGGCCAACGCGCTCGGCGACTTCATCTTCCTGCTGCCCGCCCTGGAGTCGCTGCGGGCCGCGTACCCGGAGGCGGAGATCGTGCTGCTCGGCGCGCCGTGGCACGCGGCGCTCTGGCGCGACCGGCCCGGCCCGGTGGACCGGGTGCTGGTGATCCCCCCGGCCCCCGGCATCCGCGACCCCGGCCCCGGCGAGGAACCCGGCTCCATGGACGACTTCCTGGACGCGGTGGCCGGGGAGCGCTTCGACCTGGCGTTGCAGGTGCACGGCGGCGGCGGCAACTCCAACCCGCTCGTCAACCGGATGGGCGCCCGGGTCACCGCCGGGCTGCGGGCCGAGGGCGCGCCCCCGCTGGACCGCTGGATCCGGTACGTCTACTACCAGCACGAGGTGATCCGCTACCTGGAGGTCACCGCGCTGGTCGGCGCGCCGGCCGTCACGATCGTCCCGGCGCTGACCGTCACCGACACCGACCGTGCCGAGGCGCGCGACGTGCTGGGCGCGCCCGTGGGACCGCGCGTCGCGGTGCACCCCGGGGCCACCGACAGCCGCCGACGCTGGCCCGCCGAACGTTTCGGCGAGGTCGCCCGGGCGCTGCACCGCGACGGGTACGAGGTGCTGGTCACCGGCACCCCCGCCGAGCAGGAGCTGGTCGACGCGGTGGTCGCCTCGGCCGGCGTGCCGGTGCGCCCGCAGGTCGGCACGCTCAGCCTCGGTGGGCTGGCCGCCGCGTACGAGGGGTGCGACCTGCTGGTCTCCAACGACACCGGCCCGCTGCACCTGGCCGGCGCGGTGGGCACCGCCACGGTCGGCGTCTACTGGCTCGGCAACCTGATTAACGGGGCGACCCCGCTGCGCGCCCGGCACCGCCCGATCGCCTCCTGGACGACCCACTGCCCGGTCTGCGGCGTGGACTGCACCCCCGGGATCTACCCGCACCGTCCCGGCGACGGTGACTGCCCGCACCGGGACTCGTTCGTCACCGACGTGCCGGCGATCGAGGTGCTGGAGGCCGCCGCCGAACTGCTGCACCCGGAGCCGGGCGCACCTCGCGTCTGA
- a CDS encoding glycosyltransferase family 2 protein, whose translation MNRPLDLGTAEDFRRPRQLDVLVPTRNRPAELAVTLSGLAAQEGVDGFGVVVSDQSDGEPAYAHPAAATMVRALRHRGHPVLLTRRLPRRGLAEHRAYLLDRSVARYVLCLDDDVWLEPGTLHRLVTAIGELGCGFVGNAVHGLSYADDVRPETHAHYEEWDGPVVPERIRPGSPEWDRASIHPAANLLHVTRKLDLPPGAWRAYKVSWIGGCVLYDRAALVDSGGFDFWRRVQEKHQGEDVAAQLAVLARHGGAGVLPSGAYHLESPTTVTERDVEAWEVVLADSDTPQPA comes from the coding sequence GTGAACCGACCGCTCGACCTCGGCACGGCCGAGGACTTCCGCCGGCCCCGGCAGCTCGACGTGCTGGTGCCCACCCGCAACCGTCCCGCCGAGCTGGCGGTCACCCTCTCCGGGCTGGCCGCCCAGGAGGGCGTCGACGGCTTCGGCGTGGTGGTCAGCGACCAGTCCGACGGGGAGCCGGCGTACGCGCACCCGGCGGCGGCCACCATGGTCCGGGCGTTGCGCCACCGGGGACACCCGGTGCTGCTGACCCGCCGGCTGCCCCGGCGCGGGCTGGCCGAACACCGCGCGTACCTGCTGGACCGGTCGGTGGCCCGGTACGTGCTCTGCCTCGACGACGACGTCTGGCTGGAACCGGGGACCCTGCACCGGCTGGTCACCGCGATCGGGGAGCTGGGCTGCGGTTTCGTGGGCAACGCGGTGCACGGTCTGTCGTACGCCGACGACGTGCGCCCGGAGACGCACGCGCACTACGAGGAGTGGGACGGGCCGGTGGTGCCCGAGCGGATCCGGCCGGGCAGCCCCGAGTGGGACCGGGCGTCGATCCACCCGGCGGCGAACCTGCTGCACGTGACCCGCAAGCTGGACCTGCCGCCGGGGGCCTGGCGGGCGTACAAGGTCTCCTGGATCGGCGGCTGCGTGCTGTACGACCGGGCCGCGCTGGTGGACTCCGGCGGCTTCGACTTCTGGCGTCGGGTGCAGGAGAAGCACCAGGGCGAGGACGTCGCCGCGCAGCTCGCGGTGCTGGCGCGCCACGGCGGCGCCGGTGTCCTGCCCAGCGGGGCGTACCACCTGGAGTCGCCGACCACGGTCACCGAGCGGGACGTGGAGGCGTGGGAGGTCGTGCTCGCCGACTCGGACACCCCGCAACCGGCCTGA
- the rfaE2 gene encoding D-glycero-beta-D-manno-heptose 1-phosphate adenylyltransferase, translating to MAGAAAEQRRLSTVVESWLGRPVLVVGDAMLDEWRFAESDRLCREAPAPVLTLRRRISAAGGAANTAVNIATLGGRALLVAPVGADVAGDELHDCLDRAGVWDRTVGQQHRPTPVKRRMLAGNQILLREDSGDPEDPLDADGVGRLLTALDCATEELKAVGGGATPTLVVCDYGLGALPAPVRAWLVANRNRFGTVALDAHDLADWRGLTPTVVTPSFAEATRLLARAAAGFGAPPAPARAGNALHLDHPPSDPADGPSELVVGAAPGGAGERHLSTDPPGFGQAPTGHLGADDGRGAVPTGGPAPDDAGLTVGPLPGGARTPGAPTGEPTPGEDRVAMTGDGLTVTGTGVTVNTSAGEGVDRALLAESRLAELREHTGADVVAVTLDTEGAVVAGADGEPRRSHSTPVPASHAVGAGDAYLAAMTLALAADAPLATAAQLAQLAATITVSDTGTCVCRREDLLAALGTTPDGTAHPTLVGKDELAAIVADHRRAGRAIVFTNGCFDVLHPGHVRYLEQARALGDLLVVAVNSDGSVRRLKGPDRPVNPVEDRIALLAALSCVDHVVVFEEDSPAGLIETVRPDVYVKGGDYPPEMVPEAPLVRRLGGQVRTLGYVPDRSTSAIIERIRAQAASSAQPTRPGGATRPMSPATSQDTPQDGVTPQSTGRTA from the coding sequence ATGGCAGGAGCAGCAGCGGAACAGCGCCGGCTGTCCACCGTCGTGGAGAGCTGGCTCGGGCGTCCCGTCCTGGTCGTCGGCGACGCCATGCTCGACGAGTGGCGGTTCGCCGAGTCCGACCGGCTCTGCCGCGAGGCACCCGCCCCGGTCCTCACCCTGCGCCGGCGCATCTCCGCGGCCGGCGGGGCCGCCAACACGGCGGTCAACATCGCCACCCTGGGCGGCCGGGCGCTGCTGGTCGCCCCGGTCGGCGCCGACGTGGCCGGCGACGAACTGCACGACTGCCTGGACCGGGCCGGCGTCTGGGACCGTACGGTCGGCCAGCAGCACCGCCCGACGCCGGTGAAGCGGCGGATGCTGGCCGGCAACCAGATCCTGCTGCGGGAGGACTCCGGTGACCCGGAGGACCCGCTCGACGCCGACGGCGTGGGACGGCTGCTCACCGCGCTGGACTGCGCGACCGAGGAGCTGAAGGCGGTCGGTGGTGGCGCGACGCCCACCCTGGTGGTCTGCGACTACGGCCTGGGCGCGCTGCCCGCGCCGGTACGCGCCTGGCTGGTCGCCAACCGGAACCGGTTCGGCACCGTGGCGCTCGACGCGCACGACCTGGCCGACTGGCGAGGGCTCACGCCGACCGTGGTGACCCCGAGCTTCGCCGAGGCGACCCGGCTGCTGGCCCGCGCCGCCGCCGGTTTCGGCGCACCGCCCGCCCCGGCCCGCGCGGGCAACGCCCTGCACCTCGACCACCCGCCGTCCGATCCGGCCGACGGCCCGTCCGAACTCGTCGTCGGGGCCGCCCCGGGCGGCGCGGGTGAGCGGCACCTGAGCACCGACCCGCCCGGCTTCGGCCAAGCCCCGACCGGACACCTCGGCGCGGACGACGGGCGCGGCGCGGTTCCCACCGGCGGGCCGGCCCCGGACGACGCCGGCCTGACCGTCGGGCCGCTCCCGGGCGGCGCCCGGACGCCCGGCGCCCCGACCGGCGAGCCGACGCCCGGCGAGGACCGGGTGGCCATGACCGGGGACGGGCTGACCGTCACCGGCACCGGAGTCACCGTGAACACCTCGGCCGGTGAGGGCGTCGACCGGGCGCTGCTCGCCGAGTCCCGCCTGGCCGAGCTGCGTGAACACACCGGCGCGGACGTGGTGGCGGTGACCCTGGACACCGAGGGGGCGGTGGTCGCCGGTGCGGACGGCGAGCCGCGCCGCAGCCACAGCACACCGGTCCCGGCCAGCCACGCGGTCGGCGCGGGGGACGCGTACCTGGCGGCGATGACGCTGGCGCTGGCCGCCGACGCGCCGCTGGCCACCGCCGCCCAACTCGCCCAGCTCGCCGCGACGATCACCGTGTCGGACACCGGCACCTGCGTGTGCCGGCGCGAGGACCTGCTCGCCGCGCTCGGCACGACCCCGGACGGCACCGCCCACCCGACCCTGGTCGGCAAGGACGAGCTGGCCGCGATCGTGGCCGACCACCGTCGGGCCGGCCGGGCCATCGTCTTCACCAACGGCTGCTTCGACGTGCTGCACCCCGGGCACGTGCGCTACCTGGAACAGGCCCGCGCCCTGGGTGACCTGCTGGTGGTGGCGGTCAACTCCGACGGCAGCGTCCGACGGCTGAAGGGACCGGACCGGCCGGTCAACCCGGTGGAGGACCGGATCGCGCTGCTGGCCGCGCTCTCCTGCGTGGACCACGTGGTGGTCTTCGAGGAGGACTCACCGGCCGGACTGATCGAGACGGTCCGCCCCGACGTCTACGTCAAGGGCGGCGACTACCCGCCGGAGATGGTGCCCGAGGCCCCGCTGGTACGGCGGCTCGGCGGCCAGGTCCGCACCCTCGGGTACGTGCCGGACCGCTCCACCTCGGCCATCATCGAGCGGATCCGCGCCCAAGCGGCCTCGTCGGCGCAGCCGACCCGGCCCGGTGGGGCCACCCGCCCGATGTCGCCGGCCACCTCGCAGGACACGCCGCAGGACGGCGTCACACCGCAGAGCACGGGCAGGACCGCGTGA
- a CDS encoding MDR family MFS transporter: MTTHAQDAPVLTPRQLRLLMFGLMTGMLLAALDQTIVGTALPTIVGELGGINHYSWVVTAYLLASTASTPLYGKMADLYGRRPVFLFSIGTFLLGSLLAGLSQDMTQLIVTRGVQGIGAGGLMTLAFTIVSDVVSPRDRGRYQGLFGAVFGLSSVAGPLVGGYFAESNWRWIFYLNVPLAILAIVVCYHVMRLVPFTRRDHAVDWVGAGLLVAGVSCLLLALSWGGNEYAWGSGVIVGLFAAGVVLGVLFLLQEARVAEPILPLRLFRSATFTLANSAGFVLGLVMFGSIIFIPLYLQIVRGASPTRSGLLMLPMMAGIIVTSIVTGRAMSRIGRYKWFPVAGSVVLLAGMLLFTRLEVDTSLWAAFGYMVVIGVGLGLCMQSLILAVQNAVDVRDLGAGTSAATFFRSLGGSFGVAILGAVLSSRLTAQLADRLPGAIAQLPPEQRAAVAAGGGADISINDPATILALPGPVRAAIQAAFVESLHLVFLTTGLIAILAVLVTLALPDHQLRGAGPQGATGGADPLGGRAPAPGGKPLAKESPQEAAAEMEAKSQTML; encoded by the coding sequence ATGACCACCCACGCCCAGGACGCCCCGGTGCTCACCCCCCGTCAGCTCCGGTTGCTGATGTTCGGTCTGATGACCGGGATGCTGCTGGCGGCGCTGGACCAGACCATCGTCGGCACCGCCCTGCCCACCATCGTCGGTGAGCTGGGCGGGATCAACCACTACTCGTGGGTGGTGACGGCGTACCTGCTCGCCTCCACCGCCTCGACCCCGCTGTACGGCAAGATGGCCGACCTGTACGGACGCCGCCCGGTCTTCCTCTTCTCGATCGGCACGTTCCTGCTCGGCTCGCTGCTGGCCGGGCTGTCGCAGGACATGACCCAGCTGATCGTCACCCGGGGTGTGCAGGGCATCGGCGCGGGCGGGTTGATGACGCTGGCGTTCACCATCGTCTCGGACGTGGTGTCACCCCGGGACCGGGGCCGCTACCAGGGCCTCTTCGGCGCGGTGTTCGGGTTGTCGTCGGTGGCCGGCCCGCTGGTGGGCGGCTACTTCGCCGAGTCGAACTGGCGTTGGATCTTCTACCTGAACGTGCCGCTGGCGATCCTGGCCATCGTGGTCTGCTACCACGTCATGCGGTTGGTCCCGTTCACCCGGCGCGACCACGCGGTGGACTGGGTCGGCGCGGGGCTGCTGGTCGCCGGGGTGAGCTGCCTGCTGCTCGCGCTGAGCTGGGGCGGCAACGAGTACGCCTGGGGCTCCGGCGTGATCGTCGGACTCTTCGCCGCCGGGGTGGTGCTCGGGGTGCTCTTCCTGCTCCAGGAGGCCCGGGTCGCCGAGCCGATCCTGCCGTTGCGGCTGTTCCGCAGCGCCACCTTCACGCTGGCCAACTCGGCCGGCTTCGTGCTCGGTCTGGTGATGTTCGGGTCGATCATCTTCATCCCGCTGTACCTCCAGATCGTCCGGGGCGCCTCGCCGACCCGCAGCGGCCTGCTCATGCTGCCGATGATGGCCGGCATCATCGTCACCTCGATCGTCACCGGGCGGGCGATGAGCCGGATCGGCCGGTACAAGTGGTTCCCGGTGGCCGGCTCGGTGGTGCTCCTGGCCGGCATGCTGCTGTTCACCCGGCTGGAGGTGGACACCTCGCTCTGGGCCGCCTTCGGCTACATGGTGGTGATCGGCGTCGGGCTGGGCCTGTGCATGCAGTCGCTGATCCTCGCCGTGCAGAACGCGGTCGACGTGCGTGACCTGGGGGCGGGCACCTCCGCGGCGACGTTCTTCCGCTCGCTGGGCGGCTCGTTCGGGGTGGCGATCCTCGGTGCCGTGCTCTCCTCGCGGCTCACCGCGCAGCTCGCCGACCGGCTGCCCGGGGCGATCGCCCAGCTCCCGCCGGAGCAGCGGGCAGCGGTGGCGGCCGGCGGCGGGGCGGACATCTCGATCAACGACCCGGCGACCATCCTGGCCCTGCCCGGCCCGGTCCGCGCCGCGATCCAGGCCGCCTTCGTCGAGTCGCTGCACCTGGTCTTCCTGACCACCGGTCTGATCGCGATCCTCGCCGTGCTGGTCACCCTGGCCCTGCCGGACCACCAGCTGCGGGGCGCCGGCCCGCAGGGCGCGACCGGCGGCGCGGACCCTCTCGGGGGCCGGGCCCCGGCCCCCGGCGGCAAGCCGCTGGCGAAGGAGTCCCCGCAGGAGGCCGCCGCCGAGATGGAGGCCAAGTCCCAGACGATGCTCTGA
- a CDS encoding LysR family transcriptional regulator, with translation MDLRRLRLLRELARLGSMREVAQDLGVTTSTVSQQLAVLSREVGATLIEPQGRRVRLTPAGRRLAEHAVTILAAVDAARLDLDPSAEPAGTVRVAGFATAVRRSLLPVAADLAAHHPRVRLRIHEHEPAEAYALLAADDVDLALTYDYHLAPAPTDRTVEAVPLWSTAWSLGAPADSPDPGGSAADVFARFREHDWIVNSRNTADEVVVRAVAAMAGFEPRVEHRADSLELVQDLIVAGLGVGLLPADQPTLPGVRLLPLANPGVVLRSYAVVRRGRAAWAPLALVRTLLRASADVGPARPDDA, from the coding sequence ATGGACCTCCGCCGCCTTCGCCTGCTGCGCGAACTGGCCCGCCTCGGCTCGATGCGCGAGGTCGCCCAGGACCTCGGGGTGACCACCTCCACCGTCTCGCAGCAGCTCGCGGTGCTGTCCCGGGAGGTCGGCGCGACCCTGATCGAGCCGCAGGGCCGCCGGGTCCGCCTCACCCCCGCCGGGCGGCGGCTGGCCGAGCACGCGGTGACCATCCTGGCCGCGGTCGACGCCGCCCGGCTCGACCTCGACCCGTCGGCCGAGCCGGCCGGCACCGTCCGGGTCGCCGGCTTCGCCACCGCCGTACGCCGCTCCCTGCTGCCGGTCGCCGCCGACCTCGCCGCCCATCACCCCCGGGTACGGCTGCGCATCCACGAGCACGAGCCGGCCGAGGCGTACGCGCTGCTCGCGGCGGACGACGTCGACCTGGCGCTGACGTACGACTACCACCTCGCGCCGGCGCCGACGGACCGCACCGTCGAGGCGGTCCCGCTCTGGTCCACAGCGTGGAGCCTCGGGGCGCCGGCGGACAGCCCCGATCCCGGCGGCTCCGCCGCCGACGTCTTCGCCCGGTTCCGGGAGCACGACTGGATCGTCAACTCCCGCAACACCGCCGACGAGGTGGTCGTGCGCGCCGTCGCGGCGATGGCCGGCTTCGAGCCCCGCGTCGAGCACCGCGCCGACAGCCTGGAACTCGTCCAGGACCTGATCGTCGCGGGGCTCGGGGTCGGACTGCTCCCCGCCGACCAGCCCACCCTCCCCGGCGTACGGCTGCTCCCCCTGGCGAATCCCGGGGTCGTCCTGCGTTCGTACGCGGTCGTCCGCCGCGGCCGTGCCGCCTGGGCGCCGCTCGCCCTCGTCCGTACCCTGCTGCGCGCCTCCGCCGACGTCGGCCCGGCGCGTCCCGACGACGCCTGA
- a CDS encoding EamA family transporter — protein sequence MAPTRAGAAMAVASMLFVQLGLAASVSLFDRVGPEGAAWLRLAWAGVLLAVVLRPRPSRFSRRALLACVALGVVTAGVTMLFMAAVSRLPLGTASALEFLGPLGVAVARGRGRTKLWAALAAVGVLLLTEPWRGGADPVGVGYALAAGACWAAYILLTQRVGDEVSGVRGLAVSMPVAAVVATVVVGPSVIGELTGEVLLAGLGLALLLPVIPFVLELLALRRLTTAAFGTLMSLEPAIALVIGLVALGQVPGPWAVVGIAFVVAAGIGAERTGARPGAAGPVPVAQRMVEPSVGASGAAGPVPVAQRVVEPSVGASGAAGPVPDLQRMAEPGRA from the coding sequence ATGGCTCCCACCCGTGCGGGCGCGGCGATGGCCGTCGCGTCGATGCTCTTCGTCCAGCTCGGCCTCGCCGCCTCGGTCTCCCTCTTCGACCGGGTCGGTCCGGAGGGCGCGGCCTGGCTGCGGCTGGCCTGGGCCGGGGTGCTGCTGGCCGTCGTGCTCCGTCCCCGCCCGTCCCGCTTCTCCCGGCGCGCCCTGCTCGCCTGTGTCGCGCTCGGCGTGGTGACCGCCGGGGTCACCATGCTGTTCATGGCGGCGGTCTCCCGACTCCCGCTCGGTACGGCCAGCGCGCTGGAGTTCCTCGGTCCGCTCGGCGTGGCGGTGGCCCGGGGCCGGGGTCGCACGAAGCTCTGGGCGGCGCTCGCCGCCGTGGGCGTGCTGCTGCTCACCGAGCCGTGGCGGGGCGGCGCCGACCCGGTCGGTGTCGGCTACGCGCTGGCCGCCGGGGCGTGCTGGGCCGCGTACATCCTGCTCACCCAGCGGGTCGGCGACGAGGTCTCCGGCGTCCGGGGGCTCGCCGTGTCGATGCCGGTGGCCGCCGTGGTCGCCACCGTGGTGGTCGGGCCGTCGGTGATCGGCGAGCTCACCGGCGAGGTGTTGCTGGCCGGGCTCGGGCTGGCCCTGCTGCTGCCGGTGATCCCGTTCGTGCTGGAACTGCTCGCGCTGCGCCGGCTCACCACCGCCGCGTTCGGCACGCTGATGAGCCTGGAGCCGGCGATCGCCCTGGTCATCGGCCTGGTCGCGCTGGGCCAGGTGCCGGGCCCCTGGGCGGTCGTCGGGATCGCCTTCGTGGTGGCCGCCGGGATCGGCGCGGAACGCACCGGGGCCCGCCCCGGCGCGGCGGGGCCGGTTCCGGTCGCGCAGCGGATGGTGGAGCCGTCGGTGGGCGCGTCGGGCGCGGCGGGGCCGGTTCCGGTCGCGCAGCGGGTGGTGGAGCCGTCGGTGGGCGCGTCGGGCGCGGCCGGGCCGGTGCCGGACCTGCAGCGGATGGCCGAGCCGGGTCGGGCCTAG
- a CDS encoding NUDIX domain-containing protein translates to MSISWADSYVGQLRALAGDRTLMFVGARAVVRDNAGRVLLIQRSDNGHWALPAGAMELGESIADCAVREVREETGLRALRVSAFALYTGPDRTHTNMYGHTYQIFTTAFRVEDWDGDLARVTDETTDAGFFHRDEFPSPLSASVPETLADLDVFEQTNRLILK, encoded by the coding sequence GTGAGCATCTCCTGGGCCGACTCGTACGTGGGGCAACTACGCGCCCTCGCCGGTGACCGGACGCTGATGTTCGTCGGGGCCCGTGCCGTGGTCCGCGACAACGCGGGCCGGGTGCTGCTGATCCAACGTTCCGACAACGGACACTGGGCGTTGCCGGCGGGCGCGATGGAACTCGGCGAGTCGATCGCCGACTGCGCGGTACGCGAGGTGCGGGAGGAGACCGGCCTGCGCGCCCTGCGGGTAAGCGCCTTCGCGCTCTACACCGGCCCCGACCGCACGCACACCAACATGTACGGCCACACGTACCAGATCTTCACCACCGCGTTCCGGGTCGAGGACTGGGACGGCGACCTGGCCCGGGTGACCGACGAGACCACCGACGCGGGCTTCTTCCACCGTGACGAGTTTCCGTCGCCGCTGTCGGCCTCGGTCCCGGAGACCCTCGCCGACCTGGACGTCTTCGAGCAGACCAACCGCCTCATCCTCAAGTAG
- a CDS encoding fatty acid--CoA ligase, whose translation MDAPLQVSRILEHGSTVHGTAEVVTWTGGQPRRMSYAEVGRTAARLAHALRDECGVTGDERVATFMWNNTEHLVAYFAVPSMGAVLHTLNIRLFPDQVAYIANHAEDRVVLVDSTLIPLLARVLGEMTTVRHVVVVGGGDPAPLTEAAGDRITVHHWDDLLAGRPDRYDWPEVDERDAAALCYTSGTTGNPKGVAYSHRSIYLHSLQICMPEGFGLAPTDRELAIVPMFHAMSWGLPYAAFLSGASLIMPDRFLQAAPIAEMIAAERPTLAGAVPTIWNDLLAYLDSHDVDTSSLKEVIVGGSACPPALMHAFAERHGIDVIHAWGMTEMSPLGSVARPPAGATGDDAWRYRYTQGRVPAGVAARIVGPLGEPLPADGTSVGELEVRGPWITARYVGDEAPDEEKFRDGWLRTGDVGTLSPDGFITLTDRAKDVIKSGGEWISSVELENALMAHPDVQEACVVGVPDQRWDERPLATVVVREGASVTAEELREFLAKSVARWQLPERWAFIDAVPKTSVGKFDKKVVRSRYADGGLEVRELAGP comes from the coding sequence ATGGACGCCCCTCTCCAGGTCTCCCGGATCCTCGAACACGGCTCCACCGTGCACGGCACGGCCGAGGTGGTGACGTGGACCGGCGGTCAGCCCCGCCGGATGTCGTACGCCGAGGTGGGCCGCACCGCCGCCCGGCTGGCCCACGCCCTGCGCGACGAGTGCGGGGTGACCGGCGACGAGCGGGTCGCCACCTTCATGTGGAACAACACCGAGCACCTGGTGGCGTACTTCGCGGTGCCCAGCATGGGCGCGGTGCTGCACACCCTGAACATCCGGCTCTTCCCGGACCAGGTCGCCTACATCGCCAACCACGCCGAGGACCGGGTGGTGCTTGTCGACTCGACGCTGATCCCGCTGCTGGCCCGGGTGCTCGGCGAGATGACCACCGTGCGGCACGTGGTGGTCGTCGGCGGTGGCGACCCGGCTCCGCTGACCGAGGCGGCCGGCGACCGGATCACCGTGCACCACTGGGACGACCTGCTGGCCGGGCGCCCCGACCGCTACGACTGGCCGGAGGTGGACGAGCGGGACGCCGCCGCGCTCTGCTACACCTCCGGCACCACCGGCAACCCCAAGGGGGTGGCCTACTCGCACCGCTCGATCTACCTGCACTCGTTGCAGATCTGCATGCCGGAGGGCTTCGGGCTGGCCCCGACCGACCGGGAACTGGCCATCGTGCCGATGTTCCACGCGATGTCCTGGGGGCTGCCGTACGCGGCGTTCCTCTCCGGCGCGTCGCTGATCATGCCGGACCGCTTCCTCCAGGCCGCGCCGATCGCCGAGATGATCGCCGCCGAGCGCCCCACCCTGGCCGGCGCGGTGCCGACCATCTGGAACGACCTGCTGGCGTACCTGGACAGCCACGACGTGGACACCTCCTCGCTCAAGGAGGTGATCGTCGGTGGCTCGGCCTGTCCGCCGGCGCTGATGCACGCGTTCGCCGAGCGGCACGGCATCGACGTGATCCACGCCTGGGGCATGACGGAGATGTCCCCGCTCGGCTCGGTGGCCCGTCCGCCGGCCGGGGCCACCGGCGACGACGCCTGGCGCTACCGCTACACCCAGGGCCGGGTGCCGGCCGGGGTCGCCGCCCGGATCGTCGGCCCGTTGGGCGAGCCGCTGCCCGCCGACGGCACGTCCGTGGGCGAGCTGGAGGTCCGTGGGCCGTGGATCACCGCCCGGTACGTCGGCGACGAGGCCCCCGACGAGGAGAAGTTCCGCGACGGCTGGCTGCGGACTGGCGACGTCGGCACGCTCTCCCCGGACGGTTTCATCACCCTCACCGACCGGGCCAAGGACGTGATCAAGTCCGGTGGGGAGTGGATCTCCTCGGTGGAGCTGGAGAACGCCCTGATGGCCCACCCGGACGTGCAGGAGGCGTGCGTGGTGGGGGTGCCCGACCAGCGCTGGGACGAGCGTCCGCTGGCCACCGTGGTGGTCCGGGAGGGCGCCTCGGTGACCGCGGAGGAGTTGCGCGAGTTCCTGGCGAAGTCGGTGGCGCGCTGGCAGTTGCCCGAGCGGTGGGCGTTCATCGACGCGGTCCCGAAGACGAGCGTCGGCAAGTTCGACAAGAAGGTCGTCCGGTCCCGGTACGCCGACGGCGGGCTCGAGGTGCGTGAGCTGGCCGGGCCGTAA